The Terriglobales bacterium DNA segment CCGGCTATGGAAGAAAGCGGATTGCGAATCTCGTGGGCAATAGCTGCCGCCATTCGCCCCACCGCCGACAAGCGGTCCCGCAGCCGAACCTCGCGTTCCAGGCGGCGGATTTCGGTGAGATCATCGAACGTATAAACGCTGCCCATCACTCCCCGCTCCGGAACCGTTAACGTCGAGCAGATCATTCCAAAGGTTTTTTGCCGTTGCCGGCTGTTGGGACAGATGGCGCGAATTTCTGCGTGCGAAGATCCGTACTCCGGGCTGGGTAGGCGATCTAAAAAAAGCTGCCCCACGGGCTGCCCCAGCAACTCAGACGCAGGACGATTGAGCAGCTTTTGCGCCGCCGCATTCACGAAGGTTACGTGACCTTCATTGTCCGTGGTGATCAGCCCCCCACTCATCGAGTGGATGATGTTTTCGTGCAGCGCCTGCAAGTTCTCCAGCGCCCCGCTCTTGTCCTTCAACTGCACATCCGCCTGCCGCAGCTTGCTTACCAGCAAACCGGAGAGATACGCGATCGCAAGGTAGGCGAAGAAGCTGATGCCAATGGTGACCTGCAACGAGCGCAAGTCAGGATGAGTGGCTGAGTAAGAGTGGATCAGGTCGAAATAGGACAACTCCAGCAGCCCGCCATAAAGAACGAAAGCCAGAGCGGCTACCAGATAGGCCCAGGCCTGCGGCAGCAGAATCGTGCCCACGATAATGATCAGGGGGAAGAGAAAATTGAAGTAACTGTCGATGCCACCCGTGACATACACCAGCACCGTGGCCAGAATCAGGTCCACCAGGACCTGAAGCCGGGCCTGGAACTTGAAATCACGCCACAGGAACACCAGCGCCGCGAAGAAAACCGAGATGGTATAGCAAACCAGGATGGCAACCACGAACAGCCCCCGCTGCATGGGCCGGGAGGTAAGTTCAGAAATCGCCAACTGGATGCCAAACAGGAAGGTGATG contains these protein-coding regions:
- a CDS encoding ATP-binding protein, encoding MSAGQQHARMTPDRQAELNEASWVPWLVKVRIIIITFLFGIQLAISELTSRPMQRGLFVVAILVCYTISVFFAALVFLWRDFKFQARLQVLVDLILATVLVYVTGGIDSYFNFLFPLIIIVGTILLPQAWAYLVAALAFVLYGGLLELSYFDLIHSYSATHPDLRSLQVTIGISFFAYLAIAYLSGLLVSKLRQADVQLKDKSGALENLQALHENIIHSMSGGLITTDNEGHVTFVNAAAQKLLNRPASELLGQPVGQLFLDRLPSPEYGSSHAEIRAICPNSRQRQKTFGMICSTLTVPERGVMGSVYTFDDLTEIRRLEREVRLRDRLSAVGRMAAAIAHEIRNPLSSIAGSVKVLSDVAVLSDEQRMLVEIVNRESERLNNIISDFLTYTREKQYEYANVDLLPLLEDTLMLLENRLPSLGNNFKQAQPPVSIVRNLESNSAWVVADANRMKQVFWNICENAIRAMPEGGTLTVSLRGSESHWMISFQDTGHGMHGPDIEKIFEPFQSGFSGGTGLGLAIVYQIVQAHGGRIAVRSAPKQGAEFTIHLKRSAVSEAPTEAKEMAAASEMPAVVGAAAATSGKASHG